The following coding sequences are from one Rutidosis leptorrhynchoides isolate AG116_Rl617_1_P2 chromosome 11, CSIRO_AGI_Rlap_v1, whole genome shotgun sequence window:
- the LOC139876234 gene encoding protein PHOSPHATE STARVATION RESPONSE 1-like: MDAQPSLSYQRSGARQLHNHGVVGAQSSPLDERYIKFPDPQPKFTNGAVGPIFSSSSGVSSDLHYSSVITHEKHSELAPFISQSSGVFQSTASSQYIKENNNNSWCTDSLPDFLDYPQNTPIMPSEDLGKQNDWQDWADQLISEDGVLTPDWNEILIDTSIVDPEPKMAYNVAGQSTNSIQIQPAIPRSLGETCVAMTPSPFASSSQSKSRMRWTPELHEAFVEAVNKLGGSERATPKGVLKQMKAEGLTIYHVKSHLQKYRTARYRPEPSSEGPLEKKTSVEDFSSLELKTGLEITEALRLQMEVQKKLHEQLEIQRNLQLRIEEQGRYLQEMFEKQCKSGIDKFKPPTSTLDLTNEIPNSPAKTELTSSQANPNGPGPHPLVEPSEEGTSESGPPDSQPSKRAKVNE; the protein is encoded by the exons ATGGATGCACAACCTTCTTTGTCCTATCAACGATCAGGTGCAAGACAACTTCATAACCATGGTGTCGTTGGTGCTCAATCTTCCCCTTTGGACGAGAGATATATTAAGTTTCCCGACCCTCAGCCGAAATTCACCAATGGGGCTGTGGGACCCATTTTTTCTTCATCTTCAGGGGTGTCTTCTGATCTTCATTATTCTTCTGTTATCACTCACGAAAAGCATTCAGAATTGGCACCTTTCATATCGCAGTCTTCGGGTGTTTTTCAATCTACAGCATCAAGCCAGTATATTAAAGAAAACAATAATAATTCATGGTGTACAGATTCACTCCCTGATTTTCTTGATTATCCCCAAAATACCCCTATTATGCCGTCTGAGGATCTTGGTAAACAAAATGATTGGCAAGATTGGGCTGATCAGCTCATTAGTGAAGACGGTGTTTTGACCCCTGATTGGAATGAGATTTTAATTGATACTAGTATTGTTGATCCAGAGCCTAAG ATGGCATATAATGTTGCGGGGCAATCTACAAACTCGATACAAATACAACCAGCAATTCCCCGATCATTGGGAGAAACTTGCGTTGCAATGACCCCCTCACCTTTCGCTAGCAGCTCCCAATCCAAATCACGAATGCGTTGGACACCTGAGCTTCATGAGGCCTTTGTGGAGGCAGTAAACAAGCTGGGTGGCAGTGAAA GGGCAACCCCGAAGGGAGTACTGAAGCAAATGAAAGCTGAAGGCTTAACCATCTATCACGTAAAGAGTCATCTACAG AAATATCGCACAGCTAGATATAGACCCGAGCCTTCGTCTGAAG GACCTTTAGAGAAAAAAACATCTGTTGAAGATTTCTCGTCCTTGGAGTTGAAAAC GGGTTTGGAGATCACTGAAGCATTACGATTACAGATGGAAGTTCAGAAAAAGTTACATGAACAACTGGAG ATCCAAAGAAACCTACAACTGAGGATCGAAGAACAAGGCAGATACCTTCAAGAGATGTTCGAGAAGCAATGCAAGTCAGGAATCGACAAGTTCAAGCCTCCAACGTCTACCCTCGATCTAACCAACGAAATTCCAAATTCTCCTGCAAAAACTGAGCTAACATCCTCTCAGGCCAACCCCAATGGACCAGGACCTCACCCATTGGTTGAACCATCTGAAGAAGGTACTAGCGAGTCAGGACCCCCCGATTCTCAACCATCAAAGCGGGCAAAAGTGAATGAGTAA
- the LOC139874590 gene encoding uncharacterized protein, with protein sequence MTAFNIISDLLFCIVFFSVLPLNTTSTPHTQAEALVRWKTTLSSSSSSLNSWSSTNIQNLCKWNGIVCNEQGMVSKINLQDSSISGTLTEFEFSLFLNLTHFDINNNNVSGLIPSAIGNLSRVVVLNLSSNVFENEIPSEIGRLTRLQYLNLSNNSLIGAIPTQTSNLGSNMSALTFLDLSENQLNGSLPESLFTNLVNLEYLNLTNNEFQGPLPTSVFNLSNLKEFKLASNQFSGTVLQNLVQMPNLEVIDLNNNSFEGQIPSSIGQLKYLSYLDLGSNNFNSSIPSELGLCSNITYLSLATNSFFGVLPLTLTNLTNLSDLDISENNFSGEFDSDFITNWTQLESLQMYNNLFTGNIPPEIGLLSNLYYLIMYNNSFAGPIPSELGNLSSLEMLVLSTNKLTGSIPSTLGNLSNLDTLQLHDNNLTGTIPPELGNLTLLTIFEVNSNRLTGTFPRSLLKLVKLTDLSVFDNQLTGVIPAELGQNHPFLTNVRFGNNSFSGELPSDLCSGLNIEILTVNDCNFTGKIPDCIRNCSGLTRIRLDGNQFSGDLSQTLGVHPNLDFINFSDNQFTGEIPPQFQNFQTLTNLELQRNRISGQIRPELGELQNLGVLRLEDNQINGEIPIELSKLSSLFNLNLSNNQLTGQISEKLGDLTNLETLDLSQNNLDGNIPTSIGNCVKLQSLNLSNNGLSGKVPFQIGNLASLQLMLDLSNNLLSDTIPSDLSKLKTLQILNLSHNDLSGRIPPGLATGMISLESIDLSYNNLSGSIPNQGVFEQAPASSFEGNPDLCGSEKGLSPCNDNAATKKSSSEKLLVAILVPVFSFIILASGLTVLCVRIRARTNANDEEIERTNTTGFSESVIWGKKVKFTFQDIVKATDNFNESYCIGRGGFGSVYRAMLPTGQIVAVKQMNVVESNEVYTTNKRSFENEIRTLMEIRHRNIIKLYGYCSTLGGKYLVYEYMEKGSLGRVLYNAGAQSELDWISRLNIVEGIAHALDYLHHDCSPSVMHRDVSVGNILLESDMVPRLADFGTAKLLNPESSNWTGVVGSYGYMAPELALSMKVTEKSDVYSFGVVTFEIIMGRHPGDLLLSLQSASMTSSSLNDLVLLLKDILDQRLSPPSELLIEQLVRVLNVALACTRAAPEARPSMRMVAHELSASSQLRISGSLDKEKLSSFQKLDATLSL encoded by the exons ATGACAGCGTTTAATATCATCTCAGATTTGCTCTTTTGTATTGTATTTTTTTCAGTACTTCCATTAAACACTACATCAACGCCACACACACAAGCAGAAGCGCTCGTTAGATGGAAAACAACATTATCGTCTTCATCATCTTCGTTGAATTCATGGTCGTCGACTAATATTCAAAATCTTTGTAAATGGAATGGTATTGTTTGCAATGAACAAGGTATGGTTTCCAAAATTAACCTACAAGATTCGTCGATTTCTGGAACACTAACTGAATTTGAGTTTTCGTTGTTCTTAAATCTTACACATttcgatattaacaataataatgttagtgGCTTGATTCCATCTGCTATTGGCAACCTTTCACGCGTCGTAGTTTTAAATTTAAGCTCAAATGTTTTCGAAAATGAAATCCCATCGGAAATTGGAAGGTTAACGCGGTTGCAGTATCTTAATCTTTCGAATAATAGTCTCATTGGTGCTATTCCAACCCAAACTAGCAATTTGGGTTCAAATATGTCAGCTTTGACTTTTCTTGACTTGTCTGAAAATCAGTTGAATGGTTCTTTACCAGAATCATTATTCACTAATTTGGTCAATCTCGAATACCTTAATCTAACTAATAATGAGTTCCAAGGTCCGTTGCCAACTAGTGTTTTTAATCTTTCAAACTTGAAAGAATTTAAACTTGCAAGCAACCAATTTTCAGGAACAGTTTTACAAAATTTAGTTCAAATGCCTAATCTTGAAGTTATCGATTTGAATAACAATTCATTTGAAGGTCAAATTCCTTCTTCTATTGGTCAACTCAAGTACCTTTCGTACCTAGATCTCGGTTCAAATAATTTCAATTCTTCGATTCCTTCTGAGCTCGGTTTGTGCTCTAACATCACCTACTTGTCACTCGCTACTAATTCGTTTTTCGGGGTTTTacctttgactttgaccaatttgaCCAATCTTTCTGATTTGGATATCTCCGAAAACAACTTTTCGGGTGAATTCGATTCAGATTTCATCACGAATTGGACCCAATTAGAATCCTTACAGATGTATAATAATCTTTTCACAGGAAATATCCCACCTGAAATCGGTCTCTTATCGAATCTCTATTATCTCATTATGTACAATAACTCGTTCGCGGGCCCCATCCCATCGGAACTCGGGAACTTGTCATCTCTTGAAATGTTAGTCTTGTCAACCAATAAACTTACTGGTTCAATACCTTCAACACTAGGAAACTTGTCGAACCTTGATACGTTGCAACTTCACGACAATAATCTTACTGGAACGATACCACCCGAGCTCGGAAACTTGACTTTATTGACTATATTCGAAGTCAACTCTAACCGGTTAACCGGAACGTTCCCTCGTTCGCTTCTCAAACTAGTCAAACTGACTGATCTTTCTGTGTTTGACAATCAGTTAACAGGTGTTATTCCTGCCGAACTAGGTCAAAACCATCCGTTTCTAACGAATGTTAGATTCGGGAACAACAGTTTTTCGGGTGAATTACCTTCAGATTTGTGCAGCGGTTTGAATATCGAGATATTAACGGTTAACGACTGCAACTTCACAGGCAAAATCCCAGATTGCATACGCAACTGCTCCGGGTTAACTCGAATTAGGCTAGATGGAAACCAGTTCTCAGGGGACTTatcacaaacacttggtgtgcatccgAATCTCGATTTCATCAACTTTAGTGACAATCAATTCACGGGTGAAATCCCTCCCCAGTTTCAAAACTTCCAAACCCTAACCAATCTAGAACTGCAACGGAACAGAATCTCGGGTCAAATTCGACCCGAACTTGGGGAATTACAAAATTTGGGCGTGTTACGACTTGAAGATAACCAAATTAATGGCGAAATTCCAATTGAGTTGAGTAAATTAAGCAGTTTATTCAATCTAAATCTCAGCAACAATCAATTAACTGGACAAATTTCTGAAAAATTAGGCGATTTAACCAATCTCGAAACCCTAGATCTGTCTCAAAACAATCTAGACGGAAACATTCCGACGAGTATCGGAAATTGCGTAAAGTTACAAAGCTTAAACCTAAGCAACAATGGCTTATCAGGAAAGGTACCATTTCAGATAGGTAATTTGGCCAGTTTACAGTTGATGTTAGATCTAAGCAACAATTTGTTATCGGATACAATACCTTCGGATCTATCAAAGCTTAAAACGCTCCAGATTTTGAATCTCTCGCACAACGATTTGTCGGGTCGGATCCCACCCGGATTAGCAACCGGAATGATCAGCTTAGAATCAATCGATCTCTCGTACAACAATTTATCCGGATCAATACCGAATCAAGGTGTATTTGAACAAGCACCTGCAAGCTCATTTGAAGGTAATCCAGATCTATGTGGTTCTGAAAAAGGATTATCTCCTTGTAACGATAACGCGGCAACGAAGAAATCTAGTAGCGAAAAACTACTTGTCGCGATTCTTGTACCAGTTTTCAGTTTCATCATACTAGCTTCTGGATTAACAGTTCTATGCGTGAGGATTCGAGCAAGAACGAATGCTAACGACGAAGAGATCGAACGCACGAACACGACTGGATTCTCGGAATCGGTGATATGGGGAAAGAAAGTTAAATTCACGTTCCAGGATATCGTGAAAGCTACCGATAACTTCAACGAGTCGTACTGCATTGGAAGAGGGGGATTCGGGAGTGTGTACAGAGCGATGTTACCGACGGGACAAATTGTGGCGGTGAAACAGATGAATGTTGTCGAATCTAATGAGGTTTATACGACAAACAAGCGAAGTTTCGAGAATGAAATTCGTACATTGATGGAAATTCGTCACCGGAATATTATCAAACTATATGGTTATTGTAGTACTTTAGGAGGGAAGTACTTGGTGTACGAATATATGGAGAAGGGTAGTTTGGGAAGAGTACTTTATAATGCGGGGGCACAATCGGAATTAGATTGGATTTCGAGGCTTAATATTGTTGAAGGTATTGCGCACGCATTAGACTACTTGCATCATGATTGTAGTCCCTCGGTTATGCACAGAGACGTCTCAGTAGGCAATATATTACTCGAGTCTGATATGGTCCCTAGGCTAGCGGATTTTGGGACGGCTAAGTTGTTGAACCCCGAGTCGAGTAATTGGACCGGAGTCGTGGGCTCCTACGGTTACATGGCACCAG aaCTTGCACTTTCGATGAAGGTTACGGAGAAATCTGATGTTTACAGCTTTGGTGTCGTAACGTTCGAGATCATAATGGGGAGACATCCCGGGGACCTTTTATTGTCTCTCCAATCAGCAAGcatgacatcatcttctttgaacgaTTTAGTTCTATTGTTAAAAGATATTCTCGATCAAAGACTTTCGCCTCCATCAGAATTACTCATTGAGCAATTGGTGCGCGTGCTTAACGTTGCTCTAGCTTGTACCCGTGCAGCACCCGAGGCAAGACCTTCGATGCGCATGGTTGCACACGAACTATCGGCAAGTAGTCAACTTCGTATAAGCGGGTCGTTAGACAAGGAGAAGTTATCAAGCTTTCAAAAATTAGATGCAACTTTATCATTGTAA